A portion of the Sabethes cyaneus chromosome 3, idSabCyanKW18_F2, whole genome shotgun sequence genome contains these proteins:
- the LOC128743099 gene encoding cyclin-dependent kinase 7 has product MESRLNRYEKIEFLGEGQFATVYKARDIETNEIVAVKKIKIGNREEAADGINRTALREIKLLHELHHENIIGLLDVFGHKSNVSLVFDFMDTDLEIIIKDPKIVLTPANIKNYTIQTLRGLEYLHMHWILHRDLKPNNLLISGNGILKIGDFGLAKFFGSPNRLNTNQVVTRWYRSPELLFGARQYSTGVDIWAVGCILAELLLRVPFLPGESDLDQLTRIFKVMGTPTEENWPNVKSLPDYVQYKFVPPIPLRDIFTAAADDLLDLTHKMLALYPPARCTCTEALKMPYFSNKPAPSVGSKLPMPASYYAGSKDKDDKPSGLKRKLPETVDGATLPKRLQF; this is encoded by the exons ATGGAAAGTCGATTAAACCGTTATGAAAAGATTGAGTTCCTAGGAGAGGGTCAG TTTGCCACCGTCTACAAGGCTCGTGACATTGAGACAAACGAAATTGTTGCAGTTAAAAAGATTAAGATCGGTAATCGCGAGGAAGCCGCGGATGGTATCAACCGAACAGCATTGAGGGAGATTAAGTTGCTGCACGAGCTGCATCATGAGAACATTATTGGCCTGCTGGATGTCTTCGGCCACAAAAGTAACGTTTCTTTGGTGTTTGATTTTATGGATACAGATCTGGAGATTATTATTAAAGATCCGAAAATTGTGCTAACACCGGCCAACATTAAAAACTACACCATTCAAACGTTACGAGGGCTGGAGTATTTGCACATGCATTGGATATTGCATCGGGACTTGAAGCCAAACAATTTGCTGATCAGTGGAAATGGAATTCTAAAAATAGGTGATTTTGGTTTGGCCAAATTTTTCGGTTCGCCAAATCGACTGAATACCAATCAGGTCGTAACTCGCTGGTATCGAAGTCCAGAGTTGCTGTTCGGTGCCCGACAGTATTCTACCGGTGTGGATATCTGGGCGGTCGGTTGCATTTTAGCCGAACTACTGCTCCGGGTTCCATTTCTTCCCGGTGAAAGCGACCTCGACCAGCTGACCCGAATCTTCAAAGTAATGGGGACTCCGACAGAGGAAAATTGGCCAAACGTCAAATCGTTACCCGATTATGTGCAGTACAAATTCGTTCCGCCGATTCCGTTGCGGGATATTTTCACTGCCGCGGCCGATGATCTGCTGGATCTGACTCACAAGATGCTCGCCCTGTATCCGCCCGCTCGGTGTACCTGCACGGAAGCACTAAAAATGCCGTACTTTTCCAATAAACCAGCTCCTTCGGTGGGTAGTAAATTGCCGATGCCAGCCAGCTACTACGCCGGCAGTAAGGACAAAGACGACAAGCCGTCTGGCTTGAAGCGGAAGCTTCCGGAAACGGTAGACGGTGCGACGCTGCCGAAACGGTTGCAGTTCTAA